In Candidatus Binatia bacterium, one DNA window encodes the following:
- a CDS encoding methyltransferase domain-containing protein — translation MSEATEKAAEAARAGGLSAPEGYTGERLAAEDVRFAPDMARHLAAYHLVGPLVAGKEILEAGCGEGYGAAMMAQHAAKVVGIDYNAVALDIARQRHSGPNIEFREVNLLDLAQRDPGRFDAVTNFQVLEHLDDPAPFLEAAAACLKPGGCLILTTPNRLASVSENPYHVHEYLADELGETLAPFFDTVSVKGIVGSERVYAFERARGAQAQRILRLDPLGLRNLLPESLVKFLFARLALLVRSRVAASDADLVDLQASEFEIGETEPPQWIDLLAIAYRKVEP, via the coding sequence GTGAGCGAAGCGACGGAAAAAGCAGCTGAAGCTGCAAGGGCGGGTGGCCTGTCGGCTCCCGAGGGGTACACGGGAGAGCGCCTGGCTGCCGAGGATGTACGTTTCGCTCCGGATATGGCCCGTCATCTCGCGGCCTACCATCTGGTCGGTCCGCTGGTGGCAGGCAAGGAGATTCTCGAAGCGGGCTGCGGGGAAGGTTATGGCGCCGCCATGATGGCCCAGCATGCCGCCAAGGTGGTCGGTATCGACTATAACGCGGTGGCTCTGGACATCGCGCGCCAGAGACATTCCGGGCCGAATATCGAGTTTCGCGAGGTGAACCTTCTCGACCTCGCCCAGCGGGACCCGGGGCGCTTTGACGCGGTGACCAATTTTCAGGTGCTCGAGCATCTGGACGACCCAGCACCCTTTCTGGAGGCGGCAGCCGCTTGCCTCAAGCCTGGTGGGTGCCTGATCCTGACGACGCCCAATCGGCTCGCCAGCGTCTCGGAGAACCCGTATCACGTGCACGAGTATCTGGCCGACGAACTCGGCGAGACCTTGGCCCCGTTTTTCGATACGGTCTCGGTCAAGGGTATCGTGGGCAGCGAGCGCGTGTACGCCTTCGAAAGAGCGCGTGGAGCTCAGGCGCAGCGTATTCTTCGGCTTGACCCTCTCGGGCTGCGCAACTTGCTTCCGGAGAGTCTGGTGAAGTTTCTATTTGCGCGCCTGGCACTTCTCGTGCGGTCGCGTGTAGCAGCGAGCGACGCCGATCTTGTTGATTTGCAGGCTTCCGAATTCGAGATCGGTGAGACAGAGCCGCCGCAATGGATTGATCTCCTGGCGATTGCCTATCGGAAGGTCGAACCCTGA
- a CDS encoding polyprenol monophosphomannose synthase has translation MSLKVIVVPTYNERGNIEKLLPALLQVDPEIEVVVVDDQSPDGTGDAVEAVAAELGRIHLVRRESKQGLGPAYQSGFRKALELEADYIVQMDADFSHPIDSLPEMLSKAETNDLVLGSRYFDGITVVNWPIERLLLSYFGNYYVRKLTRMPISDTTGGFKCWRRETLEAIDLADIRANGYSFQIEMNYRAWCKGFKIVEVPIIFMDRTVGDSKMSKRIGLEALWIVWELKFRRMLGRL, from the coding sequence GTGTCCTTAAAAGTAATCGTCGTCCCCACCTACAACGAGAGAGGCAACATCGAGAAGTTGCTCCCGGCGTTATTGCAGGTCGATCCCGAAATCGAAGTGGTCGTGGTCGATGATCAATCGCCTGACGGCACGGGCGATGCGGTCGAGGCTGTCGCAGCGGAGCTGGGACGAATCCACCTGGTGCGTCGCGAATCCAAGCAGGGTCTCGGGCCCGCCTACCAGTCCGGCTTTCGGAAGGCGCTGGAGCTCGAAGCTGACTATATCGTGCAAATGGATGCTGATTTCTCGCATCCAATCGACTCGCTACCCGAGATGCTCAGCAAAGCCGAGACCAACGACCTTGTCCTGGGTTCGCGTTATTTCGACGGGATCACCGTGGTCAATTGGCCGATCGAGCGCCTGTTGCTGAGCTATTTCGGAAATTACTATGTCCGCAAGCTGACCCGCATGCCGATCAGCGACACGACCGGTGGTTTCAAATGCTGGAGGCGGGAGACGCTGGAGGCGATCGACCTCGCCGATATTCGCGCGAACGGATACTCTTTTCAGATCGAGATGAATTACCGCGCCTGGTGCAAGGGGTTCAAGATCGTCGAAGTCCCGATCATCTTCATGGACCGAACGGTCGGGGATTCCAAGATGAGCAAGCGAATCGGGCTCGAGGCACTCTGGATTGTCTGGGAGTTGAAGTTTCGCAGGATGCTCGGCCGGCTCTAG
- a CDS encoding glycosyltransferase family 1 protein produces the protein MSSLRVAIGAVAGVTGGPATYVVELLHAMADLDPADIELHVLTDRPDLFAGRSNLQVHEVPLPSAWHQPLWDNLSVPRLLRRLRPDLYHGTKHALPLLGLPSAMATVVSMHDLAVYAQPETFSRAQRWQLYLHLRHAVRRASRVIAVSAYTAQDLIDQLAVPRAKIDVVGHGVGTNFRPIPDPVRRLEVRRSYGVEAGALVAFVGTAQPRKRIEAAIAATAALVAEGREVRMVIAGRRRPGYEPDWLVSPPPFVHLAGEVSAEALVELYGAADVMISPSSFEGFGLTFVEAMACGCPVVGVAATSVPEVVGDAGILVERPDADLLSSALRELLGSEKTRMEYGRRALRRAEALSWPQAAARTLEVYREANR, from the coding sequence GTGAGTTCTCTGCGTGTCGCTATTGGTGCAGTGGCCGGTGTCACCGGGGGCCCGGCTACGTATGTGGTCGAGTTGTTGCATGCCATGGCTGATCTCGATCCAGCCGATATTGAACTGCACGTGCTGACCGATCGTCCGGATCTATTCGCCGGGAGATCCAATCTTCAAGTTCATGAGGTGCCCCTCCCGAGCGCATGGCACCAACCTCTGTGGGATAATTTGTCTGTGCCGCGCCTCTTGCGACGATTGCGACCGGACCTCTACCACGGAACCAAGCACGCTCTGCCTTTGCTCGGGTTGCCGTCAGCGATGGCCACTGTTGTCTCCATGCATGATCTGGCGGTCTACGCGCAGCCGGAGACATTCTCTCGGGCCCAGCGATGGCAACTCTACCTGCACCTGCGGCACGCAGTGCGCCGCGCGAGTCGCGTCATCGCGGTATCGGCGTATACGGCACAAGACCTGATCGACCAACTGGCGGTGCCCCGAGCGAAGATCGATGTCGTCGGTCACGGCGTAGGAACCAATTTTCGCCCGATCCCGGATCCGGTTCGGCGCCTTGAGGTACGTCGCAGCTATGGTGTGGAGGCAGGGGCTCTGGTCGCTTTTGTCGGCACGGCGCAGCCACGGAAACGAATTGAAGCGGCGATCGCGGCCACCGCGGCATTGGTGGCGGAAGGTCGCGAGGTGCGGATGGTCATCGCGGGACGACGGCGCCCCGGTTACGAGCCGGACTGGCTGGTTTCTCCCCCGCCTTTTGTTCATTTGGCCGGGGAGGTTTCTGCGGAGGCGCTCGTCGAACTCTATGGTGCCGCTGATGTGATGATCAGTCCCTCGAGCTTTGAGGGTTTCGGGTTGACCTTTGTCGAAGCGATGGCCTGCGGCTGTCCGGTCGTGGGGGTGGCTGCCACCTCTGTCCCCGAGGTTGTCGGAGACGCCGGGATTCTGGTGGAGAGGCCCGATGCCGACTTGCTGTCGAGCGCGTTGCGGGAACTTCTGGGGTCGGAAAAGACTCGGATGGAGTATGGACGCCGCGCGCTTCGGCGGGCGGAGGCTCTCTCCTGGCCACAGGCGGCGGCCCGGACATTGGAGGTCTATCGTGAAGCAAATCGCTGA
- a CDS encoding flippase — MKLRKFAGQGGFGIGALVVEKGAAFLLIVLLARVLPTETYGIYSFTVAYLTLFQVLADFGLEPILVRRLSAPDADRPQILSAALGLRLGLALGSASLAVLLAPWVSGEGLSIVPVILLGCGSLLFLAQPGFRAVLRSELRLGAVFLVATFTASLTLAGVFLATRQEGGLLAVWTAYAVATWAGLGLAALLVSRSFRLQVRIAPDVWRSLLAESWPVGANLLVLMMGLRAGAIVLMQTAGPDAVGLYASAARLSEASNLLGEGTMLVIFPLLARLGPSRAEDLQALAGLTAKMLAIALCFTALVGGALADPLVRGLFGERFAASGPVLAILLWSGPFAAVGTLYANLLVITGHQRLLLGVNAGSAAVLILLQLLLVPSYGIQGAAFGVVVGFAAGHVLLLLPAATRKVIWPCCREALRPMALALACLMFSASYDDGPMKALIALGFFSLALLGTRTLSIRDLKALRVALRDGSSDVSR, encoded by the coding sequence ATGAAGCTGCGCAAGTTTGCTGGACAGGGTGGTTTTGGAATCGGCGCGTTGGTCGTCGAAAAAGGGGCCGCGTTCCTCCTGATTGTCTTGCTGGCGCGGGTCCTTCCCACCGAAACCTATGGAATCTACAGTTTCACCGTGGCCTACCTGACCCTTTTTCAGGTTCTGGCCGACTTTGGTCTCGAGCCGATTCTGGTACGCCGACTCTCGGCGCCCGATGCGGATCGACCGCAGATCCTTTCGGCAGCTCTGGGCCTTCGGCTGGGTCTGGCTCTTGGCAGTGCGAGTCTGGCGGTCCTTCTGGCTCCGTGGGTTTCGGGCGAGGGGCTTTCGATCGTCCCCGTAATCCTGCTCGGCTGCGGTTCGTTGCTCTTTCTGGCCCAGCCCGGGTTCCGGGCGGTGCTGCGCTCGGAGTTGCGATTGGGCGCGGTTTTTCTCGTCGCCACGTTCACCGCCTCACTGACTCTGGCGGGGGTCTTTCTGGCCACTCGACAGGAGGGGGGATTGCTGGCGGTGTGGACCGCCTATGCCGTGGCTACCTGGGCAGGCTTGGGTCTCGCAGCTCTTCTGGTGTCGAGGTCCTTTCGCTTGCAGGTCCGCATCGCTCCGGACGTCTGGCGTTCCTTGCTGGCCGAATCCTGGCCCGTTGGTGCCAATTTGCTGGTGTTGATGATGGGGTTGCGAGCGGGTGCAATCGTTCTGATGCAAACCGCAGGCCCGGATGCCGTGGGTCTTTATGCCTCGGCCGCGCGGCTCTCGGAGGCATCCAATCTGCTCGGTGAGGGCACGATGCTGGTCATCTTTCCTCTGCTCGCTCGGCTGGGGCCTTCGCGTGCGGAAGACCTGCAAGCGTTGGCGGGGCTGACCGCCAAAATGCTCGCCATCGCTCTCTGTTTCACGGCTTTGGTCGGCGGTGCTCTGGCAGACCCGCTGGTTCGGGGGTTGTTTGGTGAGCGCTTTGCCGCAAGCGGGCCGGTTCTGGCGATCCTGCTTTGGTCAGGCCCGTTTGCCGCCGTGGGGACTCTGTATGCAAATTTGCTGGTGATTACCGGCCATCAACGGCTTCTGCTGGGCGTGAACGCGGGGAGTGCTGCTGTTCTGATCCTTCTGCAGTTGCTTCTGGTGCCCTCCTACGGGATCCAGGGGGCGGCGTTTGGGGTCGTGGTCGGATTTGCCGCGGGGCACGTCCTGTTGTTGCTGCCCGCCGCCACCCGAAAGGTGATTTGGCCCTGTTGCCGGGAGGCCTTGCGCCCTATGGCACTTGCTTTGGCCTGTTTAATGTTTTCCGCTTCCTACGACGATGGTCCAATGAAGGCCCTGATTGCCCTGGGGTTCTTCTCGTTGGCCCTTTTGGGAACGAGAACGTTGTCGATCAGGGATCTCAAGGCTCTGCGAGTGGCTCTGCGTGACGGTTCGTCGGATGTTTCGCGCTGA
- a CDS encoding glycosyltransferase family 2 protein, which translates to MAQPTERDVAVVVLDWDGGTETLEALASAQVNDCQPQLILVDNASTNPVVTEAEKRFPGILVVENQINRGYAGGANVGLAAAAEAGCSYAVVLNNDAICEPGAIDRLLDVAQGDSAVAVVGAKILDAADPGQLLMAWGSVSWRQSLVRLAGEQVADSDAWRGTHEVEWVSGCAILLRLSALSEAGFFDEAFFAYHEEVELCVRLRKAGLRVVWTGEARIRHRGEGSSGRTYVSRKQYFSGRNMVRFVARHGSVGQKFYFGSFFLLSLPFQWLRRLPSGEAAGVILKWQGARDQLLGRPLPRAALGLDHPPGAAR; encoded by the coding sequence ATGGCGCAACCGACCGAGAGGGATGTGGCGGTGGTCGTTCTGGATTGGGACGGTGGCACCGAGACGCTTGAGGCCTTGGCCAGTGCGCAGGTAAATGATTGTCAGCCACAGCTGATTCTGGTGGACAACGCGTCGACGAATCCGGTCGTCACGGAGGCCGAAAAGCGCTTCCCCGGTATTCTGGTGGTGGAGAACCAGATCAACCGCGGATATGCGGGCGGGGCGAACGTGGGGTTGGCCGCCGCCGCTGAAGCGGGATGCTCCTACGCGGTCGTGCTCAACAATGACGCTATTTGCGAGCCGGGCGCGATCGATCGGTTGCTCGATGTCGCGCAGGGAGATTCTGCCGTAGCGGTTGTCGGGGCGAAGATTCTGGATGCGGCGGACCCCGGCCAATTGCTGATGGCGTGGGGCTCGGTCAGTTGGCGGCAGAGTCTGGTGCGATTGGCAGGGGAACAGGTTGCTGATTCGGATGCCTGGAGAGGTACGCATGAGGTGGAGTGGGTTTCCGGTTGCGCGATTCTGCTGCGACTTTCGGCCCTCTCGGAGGCAGGCTTTTTCGATGAGGCATTTTTTGCCTACCACGAGGAAGTCGAGCTATGCGTTCGTCTGAGGAAGGCGGGATTGCGGGTCGTCTGGACCGGCGAGGCGCGAATTCGGCACCGCGGCGAGGGGAGCTCCGGTCGCACCTACGTCAGCCGCAAGCAGTATTTTTCTGGTCGAAACATGGTGCGCTTTGTGGCGCGGCACGGGTCGGTCGGACAGAAATTCTATTTTGGATCGTTCTTTTTGTTGAGTTTGCCCTTTCAATGGCTGCGCCGCCTGCCTTCGGGGGAAGCCGCAGGCGTCATCCTGAAATGGCAGGGGGCGCGTGACCAATTGCTTGGCCGTCCGCTGCCGCGAGCCGCATTGGGGTTGGACCATCCGCCCGGAGCGGCGCGATGA
- a CDS encoding glycosyltransferase family 39 protein produces MSAPRAWPQTILVGAVSALLFGSFVGYGFNLEDEGNILYQILRTFRGDRPYLDFHTGYTPAVFYLNAWLFEWFGVSVVPLRAVLVGVNAASVVLIFRLALRFAPPLESAAAALVYAIYLPFFAGQFASFNIPYPAWYAVLAWLATQLAMMKAVERGSRLWLGIAGLGAGLAFSFKPNTGILALGAVVLCQLLMTAPIRGRVGALLEGFLLVVAFGAIFAVLTFDVFTEQFFLLGFPLLLVIGGGFWLRLGVRRNFPSLARRSLGAGFADVGVILGGFLLITMLWLSYFLPRLGIDRFAEEILLLGAGVERIYLIYYPDISAWSGALMAGLVALWGLVFLIGAGVLRRRAILALGSVLTLGLLGALGIFGLAPEGLLLSIAMQLENLSFFLIPALLLAGTLMWLVRMSHPLVWFAAQVRPSLARVTVALVFALMLFLQLYPRIDFMHVVVGMPSALVLAAAALWRFEVWAARSLAVTADWLSPARIRLLVLLPIALGLFARAAPFVDARLAFDPWPEGREATLLRQSALPVGVEKDRDHDLQELQEVAAFVERWTEPQEEIFVFPALAIVPFVTDRRTPLPHDYFFPGRPSHADEADMVAELEADPPALVVSLNDRLGYFSASPAYYFILRDYIQQNYEMVRRVGRYDILARKELRKANPAWARPESAPEKSRRFAAGDFHEVLVETQRIGASGSSADLAPWGHRLADVDRGVRGAIIAAALQVAQRDPGGLGAVAETIANGRREQLLLIRAMGEYAGPDALPYLQDVFLSSSGRLRWESARSINYVLARRLSDRFRLVGDRKGPLWDLPGDFRTEEMVAMLDDFVERQRIGAFAAIAAAEEGRPDLIPALEYFEDEDETTWWRMISAYSLVKMGAPEHLGTLFDALNTGTLAGQYVPSLLLDEELVDSALVADQIREELREGTEEERETAAWMAAYLSRADLTMELEAASADSSAAVQRAARWALEKRRSREQGVETGRGETNLRQGERS; encoded by the coding sequence GTGAGTGCTCCGCGGGCATGGCCCCAGACCATCCTTGTCGGAGCCGTATCGGCCCTGCTTTTCGGGTCCTTCGTGGGCTATGGGTTCAACCTCGAGGACGAGGGGAATATTCTCTATCAGATCTTGCGAACCTTTCGCGGGGACCGACCGTATCTGGACTTTCATACCGGCTATACGCCGGCTGTTTTCTACCTGAACGCCTGGCTTTTCGAGTGGTTCGGCGTGTCGGTGGTGCCCCTGCGAGCCGTTCTGGTCGGGGTAAATGCGGCCTCCGTCGTGCTGATCTTTCGGCTCGCCTTGCGCTTTGCCCCTCCTCTGGAGTCGGCGGCCGCGGCACTGGTCTATGCGATCTATTTACCGTTTTTTGCCGGCCAGTTTGCGTCCTTCAATATCCCCTATCCAGCTTGGTATGCGGTGCTGGCATGGCTTGCCACGCAATTGGCGATGATGAAAGCGGTCGAGCGTGGCTCCCGTCTCTGGTTGGGAATCGCTGGCCTCGGTGCCGGCCTGGCCTTCTCCTTCAAGCCCAATACCGGGATTCTGGCGCTGGGGGCCGTTGTGCTCTGCCAACTTCTGATGACAGCGCCGATCCGCGGCCGGGTCGGAGCCCTGCTCGAAGGGTTCTTGTTGGTGGTTGCCTTCGGTGCGATCTTTGCTGTTTTGACCTTTGACGTTTTCACCGAACAATTTTTTCTGCTGGGGTTTCCTCTCCTTCTCGTGATTGGTGGCGGGTTCTGGTTACGGCTCGGCGTACGCCGGAATTTCCCCTCACTTGCGCGCCGTTCTCTCGGGGCCGGGTTTGCCGATGTGGGCGTGATCCTCGGCGGATTTCTCCTGATCACGATGCTCTGGCTTTCCTATTTCCTGCCTCGGCTGGGCATTGACAGATTTGCCGAGGAGATCCTGCTGCTCGGTGCCGGTGTCGAGCGGATCTATCTGATCTATTACCCGGATATCAGTGCCTGGAGTGGCGCTCTGATGGCGGGTTTGGTGGCTCTCTGGGGACTAGTTTTCCTGATTGGTGCCGGCGTCTTGCGGCGTCGCGCGATCCTCGCACTGGGGAGTGTTCTGACGCTGGGCCTTTTGGGCGCTCTGGGGATCTTCGGTCTTGCTCCTGAGGGCCTTTTGCTCTCGATCGCCATGCAACTAGAAAATCTGAGCTTCTTTCTGATTCCGGCGTTGCTCCTGGCGGGCACTCTGATGTGGCTGGTGCGGATGAGCCACCCTCTCGTCTGGTTTGCCGCGCAGGTCCGACCGAGTTTGGCGCGGGTGACGGTCGCTCTGGTGTTTGCCCTGATGCTCTTTCTGCAACTTTATCCGCGCATTGATTTCATGCATGTGGTTGTGGGGATGCCGTCTGCATTGGTGCTGGCGGCTGCCGCGCTCTGGCGCTTCGAGGTGTGGGCGGCTCGCTCGCTGGCGGTGACGGCGGATTGGCTTTCTCCCGCAAGAATTCGGTTGCTGGTATTGTTGCCGATAGCGCTCGGGCTTTTTGCGCGTGCAGCGCCTTTTGTCGATGCGCGGCTGGCCTTCGATCCATGGCCCGAGGGGCGTGAGGCCACGCTCCTGCGCCAGTCCGCGCTGCCTGTGGGAGTGGAAAAAGATCGCGACCACGATTTGCAGGAGCTTCAGGAAGTGGCCGCTTTCGTCGAGCGATGGACGGAACCACAAGAAGAGATTTTCGTTTTTCCTGCGTTGGCGATCGTACCCTTCGTCACCGATCGACGGACGCCCTTGCCGCATGATTATTTCTTCCCCGGTCGCCCCTCGCACGCGGATGAGGCGGATATGGTCGCGGAACTGGAAGCGGATCCTCCGGCTCTGGTTGTCTCCCTGAATGATCGTCTCGGCTACTTCTCGGCGTCGCCTGCGTACTATTTTATTCTGCGGGACTATATCCAGCAGAACTACGAGATGGTTCGCCGCGTCGGCCGCTATGATATTCTCGCGCGCAAGGAGTTGCGGAAGGCGAACCCTGCATGGGCTCGTCCTGAAAGCGCCCCGGAGAAATCTCGCAGGTTTGCCGCCGGAGATTTCCATGAGGTTCTGGTCGAGACACAACGTATTGGTGCGAGTGGATCGTCTGCGGACCTCGCTCCCTGGGGGCATCGATTGGCCGATGTGGACCGAGGCGTCCGCGGTGCGATCATCGCGGCTGCGCTGCAGGTAGCGCAACGCGACCCGGGTGGACTTGGCGCTGTCGCCGAAACGATCGCCAACGGTCGGCGCGAGCAGCTTTTGCTGATTCGGGCCATGGGCGAGTACGCCGGGCCCGACGCCTTGCCTTATTTGCAGGATGTTTTTCTTTCCTCCTCGGGGCGCTTGCGATGGGAGTCGGCTCGCTCGATCAATTACGTTCTCGCACGGAGGCTATCGGATCGGTTCCGTCTGGTAGGCGACCGCAAAGGGCCCCTGTGGGACCTGCCCGGTGACTTCCGTACGGAGGAGATGGTCGCGATGCTTGATGATTTTGTCGAACGGCAAAGAATCGGGGCCTTTGCGGCGATTGCCGCGGCCGAGGAGGGGCGCCCGGACCTGATTCCGGCCCTGGAGTATTTCGAAGATGAAGACGAAACGACTTGGTGGAGGATGATTTCCGCATATTCTCTGGTGAAAATGGGTGCGCCGGAGCATCTTGGAACCTTGTTTGATGCTCTGAATACGGGCACTTTGGCAGGACAATATGTGCCATCGCTCCTTCTGGACGAGGAGCTGGTGGACTCCGCACTGGTTGCCGACCAGATTCGTGAGGAGTTGCGCGAAGGCACAGAAGAAGAGAGGGAAACAGCAGCGTGGATGGCTGCCTATTTATCTCGCGCCGATCTGACGATGGAATTGGAAGCGGCTTCGGCCGATAGCAGCGCTGCTGTCCAGCGCGCGGCACGTTGGGCGCTGGAGAAAAGAAGGTCAAGAGAGCAGGGTGTCGAGACAGGCCGTGGGGAAACGAATTTGCGGCAAGGAGAGCGTTCGTGA
- a CDS encoding glycosyltransferase family 4 protein, protein MRVLMLNERDVSHPLAGGVEVHLEELGQRLASRHGIEMTVLCAAFPGAKAEEERGGLRFLRFGNRFSYYAQLPRRSREEWATGEYDLVIENLCKLLFFSQLYLPRAPKLGLVHHLFGLSAFRQVALPIASFVAVTEAMLPVAYRRWPFVVVSPSTRDDLRARFLPADSIRVIPNGLDHERFCPDASVAVEPGLIVFVGRLEYYKGVDVLLEAWRLLGEQHPECRLVLVGAGTASEDLQARAARLPSTARVTFTGFVSEDEKIEWLRKASVVVQPSHKEGWGLTVLEANACGTPVVATDVPGLRDSVRPGLNGLRVPRGDAPALAGALARVLEDSSLRASLSAGALAWAGRFGWDAVADAFAEVLGALAAGRPLPEVRDFLADDSGERAA, encoded by the coding sequence ATGCGAGTTCTCATGCTCAATGAGCGGGATGTCAGCCATCCCCTCGCCGGTGGCGTCGAGGTCCACCTCGAGGAACTCGGACAGCGACTGGCTTCTCGTCATGGGATCGAGATGACGGTTCTATGTGCTGCATTTCCGGGGGCCAAGGCCGAGGAAGAGCGCGGCGGCCTGCGGTTCCTCCGTTTTGGAAACCGCTTCTCCTATTACGCGCAACTGCCCCGGCGCAGCCGTGAGGAATGGGCAACCGGTGAGTACGACCTGGTGATCGAAAACCTATGCAAGCTCCTCTTTTTTTCACAGCTATATCTGCCCCGAGCGCCGAAGCTCGGGTTGGTTCATCACCTCTTCGGGCTCTCTGCTTTTCGCCAGGTCGCGCTGCCGATCGCCAGCTTCGTTGCGGTTACAGAAGCGATGTTGCCCGTGGCCTACCGCCGCTGGCCTTTCGTGGTGGTCTCGCCCAGTACCCGCGATGATTTGCGGGCGCGTTTTCTGCCTGCCGATTCGATCCGGGTGATCCCGAACGGCCTCGATCACGAGAGGTTCTGCCCGGACGCTTCGGTGGCCGTTGAGCCTGGCCTCATCGTTTTTGTGGGCCGTCTGGAATACTACAAAGGCGTGGATGTTCTGCTCGAGGCATGGCGGCTGCTCGGAGAGCAGCATCCGGAATGCCGGCTTGTTTTGGTCGGCGCCGGTACGGCTTCCGAGGATCTGCAGGCACGCGCGGCACGTTTGCCGAGCACGGCACGCGTGACGTTCACCGGCTTTGTCTCCGAAGACGAAAAAATCGAATGGTTGCGCAAGGCTTCGGTCGTCGTGCAGCCCTCGCACAAGGAAGGGTGGGGCCTGACGGTTCTGGAGGCCAACGCTTGCGGGACACCCGTGGTCGCGACCGATGTGCCGGGGTTGCGGGACTCGGTTCGGCCCGGCCTGAATGGGCTTCGCGTGCCTCGCGGAGACGCTCCGGCGCTCGCGGGAGCACTGGCGCGAGTTCTCGAGGACTCTTCCCTTCGTGCGTCCCTTTCTGCCGGCGCCCTGGCATGGGCGGGCCGTTTTGGTTGGGATGCGGTCGCCGATGCCTTCGCGGAGGTTCTGGGAGCACTCGCTGCAGGCAGGCCCTTGCCGGAGGTGCGCGATTTCCTCGCAGACGATTCCGGGGAGCGTGCGGCGTGA
- a CDS encoding glycosyltransferase family 2 protein, translating into MSDTRVFAVVVNFNGAEVTHACVTSLRASRAVDLQIIVVDNDSTEREQSRLQSDWGEAKDVEILNLPANGHFAGGVNAGALRALEAKASHLFFLNNDTIIEPDCIARLIGDAEKYPEAGLLGPALLNLGDRRPLSMGENYAAWSLAVPRSLLRVRTPADESYPVGGIMGSAILVTTECFLRLGPYREDLLVYYEEVDYCLRARAAGFQPRMVPDAIVLHDGMRGFAAGLQPYAARLKTRNQLRLAMDHGGLGGFLIFLPFFLSLVVVSSLLYALRGDGATVRALWAGVFEGFRWLWRGQP; encoded by the coding sequence ATGAGCGACACCCGGGTATTTGCGGTTGTCGTGAATTTCAACGGAGCCGAGGTGACGCACGCTTGCGTGACTTCTCTCCGCGCGAGCCGCGCTGTCGATCTGCAAATTATCGTCGTCGACAATGACTCGACCGAAAGGGAACAAAGTCGTCTGCAATCGGATTGGGGCGAGGCAAAGGATGTCGAGATCCTGAACTTGCCGGCCAATGGTCATTTTGCCGGTGGCGTCAACGCAGGCGCGCTGCGCGCGCTGGAAGCGAAAGCCTCTCATCTGTTTTTCCTGAATAACGACACGATCATCGAGCCTGATTGCATCGCGCGGCTGATCGGCGACGCCGAGAAATATCCCGAAGCCGGTCTGTTGGGTCCGGCACTGCTAAATTTGGGAGATCGACGCCCGCTCTCGATGGGCGAGAATTATGCCGCATGGTCGCTGGCGGTCCCGCGCTCTCTTTTGCGTGTCCGGACACCGGCCGACGAATCTTACCCCGTGGGTGGGATCATGGGCTCGGCGATTTTGGTGACGACCGAGTGCTTTCTCCGTTTGGGGCCCTACCGGGAAGACCTCCTCGTCTACTACGAAGAGGTCGATTACTGTCTTCGGGCTCGAGCTGCGGGGTTTCAGCCCCGCATGGTTCCGGACGCGATCGTCCTGCATGACGGGATGCGTGGCTTTGCCGCCGGCCTCCAGCCCTATGCTGCTCGTCTCAAGACTCGCAACCAGCTTCGTCTGGCAATGGACCACGGTGGGCTCGGCGGATTTTTGATCTTCCTGCCGTTCTTCCTGAGCTTGGTCGTGGTGAGCAGTCTGCTCTATGCTCTTCGTGGCGACGGGGCTACGGTTCGTGCGCTCTGGGCGGGTGTATTCGAGGGGTTCCGCTGGCTGTGGCGAGGGCAGCCGTGA